One segment of Phaeacidiphilus oryzae TH49 DNA contains the following:
- a CDS encoding MarR family winged helix-turn-helix transcriptional regulator produces the protein MAAVERATGVDDEELITWWGLVVEAYDRTTRRVQVGPVEGVDLPGPWFEVLLRLLRTPGHQLPMTRLANEVSLTSGGFTKLADRLVGAGLVERQGCPADRRVTYVVLTPAGRRIAEEGRRRHAALLREHFLGPLGERRAAEAAGLMRALRDANSTAPTEL, from the coding sequence ATGGCAGCGGTGGAGCGGGCGACCGGGGTGGACGACGAGGAGCTCATCACCTGGTGGGGGCTGGTCGTGGAGGCGTACGACCGCACCACCAGGCGGGTCCAGGTGGGCCCGGTCGAGGGGGTCGACCTGCCGGGTCCCTGGTTCGAGGTGCTGCTGCGGCTGCTGCGCACCCCCGGCCATCAGCTGCCGATGACCCGGCTGGCCAACGAGGTCTCGCTGACCAGCGGGGGGTTCACCAAGCTGGCCGACCGGCTGGTGGGGGCCGGACTGGTGGAGCGTCAGGGCTGCCCGGCGGACCGGCGGGTGACGTATGTGGTGCTCACCCCGGCCGGCCGCCGGATCGCCGAGGAGGGCAGGCGGCGGCATGCCGCGCTGCTCCGCGAGCACTTCCTCGGCCCGCTCGGCGAGCGCCGGGCGGCCGAGGCGGCGGGGCTGATGCGCGCCCTCCGGGACGCCAACAGCACCGCTCCGACCGAGCTCTGA
- a CDS encoding DedA family protein, which produces MSWISDQLLHLNGALVLVVVFLLPALESSVFLGFVIPGETAVVVGGVTAYYGRMPLWAVLAAALLGAVIGDSVGYAVGKRWGDAVLGRIPQRLIKPAHIRQSKELIARLGGRAVFTGRFAAALRALVPGLCGVSRMPYRTFALWNVLGGMVWATGFVLLGYLAGASWHRVEHYASVAGWVLVAVVVVAIAVLLLLKRRHERRAAARFEADPQAGGGAGEGGEAGEAERVSAS; this is translated from the coding sequence ATGTCCTGGATCAGCGATCAGCTGCTGCACCTCAACGGCGCTCTCGTCCTGGTCGTCGTCTTCCTCCTGCCCGCCCTGGAGTCCTCGGTCTTCCTGGGCTTCGTGATCCCCGGCGAGACCGCCGTGGTGGTCGGCGGGGTCACCGCCTACTACGGCCGGATGCCGCTGTGGGCGGTGCTCGCGGCGGCCCTCCTGGGCGCGGTCATCGGCGACAGCGTCGGCTACGCGGTCGGCAAGCGCTGGGGGGACGCGGTCCTGGGCCGGATCCCCCAGCGGCTGATCAAGCCCGCGCACATCCGGCAGAGCAAGGAACTGATCGCCCGGCTCGGCGGCCGGGCGGTCTTCACCGGGAGGTTCGCGGCGGCCCTGCGGGCGCTGGTCCCCGGGCTCTGCGGGGTCTCCCGGATGCCGTACCGCACCTTCGCCCTGTGGAACGTCCTCGGCGGGATGGTCTGGGCCACCGGCTTCGTCCTCCTCGGCTATCTGGCGGGGGCCAGCTGGCACAGGGTCGAGCACTACGCCTCGGTGGCCGGCTGGGTGCTGGTGGCCGTGGTGGTGGTCGCGATCGCCGTCCTCCTGCTGCTGAAGCGGCGCCACGAGCGGCGGGCGGCGGCACGCTTCGAGGCGGACCCGCAGGCGGGCGGCGGCGCCGGGGAGGGCGGAGAGGCCGGGGAGGCCGAGCGCGTCTCCGCCTCCTGA
- the hisN gene encoding histidinol-phosphatase: MPDFHDDLRLAHVLADHADSVTTERFKALDLRVETKPDLTPVSDADKAAEDVVRSVLSRARPRDAVMGEEHGVTGHGPRRWVIDPIDGTKNYVRGVPVWATLISLLELGPGGEEPVVGLVSAPALGKRWWSAKGSGAFTGRSLARATRLQVSDVSRLSDASLSYSSLTGWEERGLLPNFVDLSRKVWRTRAFGDFWSYMMVAEGAVDLAAEPELSLWDMAAPCAIVTEAGGRFTDLQGRPGVHGPNAVASNGLLHEALLGSLNA, translated from the coding sequence ATGCCCGACTTCCACGATGATCTGCGGCTGGCCCACGTCCTCGCCGACCACGCCGACTCGGTCACCACCGAGCGCTTCAAGGCGCTCGATCTGCGGGTCGAGACCAAGCCCGATCTGACCCCCGTGAGCGACGCCGACAAGGCCGCAGAGGACGTGGTCCGCAGCGTGCTGAGCCGGGCCCGGCCGCGGGACGCGGTGATGGGCGAGGAGCACGGCGTGACCGGGCACGGGCCCCGCCGCTGGGTGATCGACCCCATCGACGGCACCAAGAACTACGTCCGCGGGGTGCCCGTCTGGGCCACCCTGATCTCGCTCCTCGAACTGGGCCCCGGCGGCGAGGAGCCGGTCGTCGGCCTGGTCTCCGCCCCGGCGCTGGGCAAGCGCTGGTGGTCGGCGAAGGGTTCCGGCGCGTTCACCGGGCGCTCGCTGGCCCGGGCGACCCGGCTGCAGGTCTCCGACGTCTCCCGGCTCTCCGACGCCTCCCTCTCGTACTCCTCGCTGACCGGCTGGGAGGAGCGCGGGCTGCTGCCGAACTTCGTCGACCTGTCCAGGAAGGTCTGGCGGACGCGCGCCTTCGGCGACTTCTGGTCCTACATGATGGTGGCCGAGGGCGCGGTGGACCTGGCCGCGGAACCCGAGCTGTCGCTCTGGGACATGGCGGCCCCCTGCGCGATCGTCACCGAGGCCGGCGGCCGGTTCACCGACCTCCAGGGCCGGCCCGGCGTCCACGGTCCGAACGCGGTGGCGTCCAACGGGCTGCTCCACGAGGCGCTGCTCGGCAGCCTCAACGCCTGA
- a CDS encoding Fur family transcriptional regulator produces the protein MSDLLERLRERGWRLTAQRRVVAEVLGGDDAADGAHIHLTADEVHARAADRLPEISRATVYNTLGELVSLGEVVEVATDGRAKRYDPNAHHAHQHLVCESCGAIRDVHPSADPIAALPDAERYGFTVSAADVTYRGLCPDCAGARA, from the coding sequence ATGAGTGACCTGCTGGAACGACTTCGGGAACGCGGCTGGCGGCTCACCGCGCAGCGGCGGGTCGTCGCCGAGGTGCTCGGTGGGGACGACGCCGCGGACGGCGCCCACATCCACCTGACCGCCGACGAGGTCCACGCGAGGGCGGCCGACCGCCTGCCGGAGATCTCCCGCGCGACCGTGTACAACACCCTCGGCGAGCTGGTCTCGCTGGGCGAGGTCGTCGAGGTCGCGACGGACGGGCGGGCCAAGCGGTACGACCCCAACGCCCACCACGCCCACCAGCACCTGGTCTGCGAGTCCTGCGGAGCGATCCGGGACGTCCACCCCAGCGCCGACCCGATCGCGGCGCTGCCGGACGCGGAGCGGTACGGCTTCACCGTCTCCGCGGCGGACGTCACCTACCGCGGCCTGTGCCCTGATTGCGCTGGGGCGCGCGCTTAG
- a CDS encoding CBS domain-containing protein encodes MLVADVMTPLALTIGPAHTLRDAARLMAGRRVGSAVVVDPETAGLGIITERDILVSLGLGEDPDRETADAHTTTEVVFAAPGWTLARAADAMLRGGFRHLVVVDGGEIAGVLSVRDVLRGWSAARTGGTGLGQSGELVGTG; translated from the coding sequence ATGCTCGTGGCAGACGTGATGACCCCGCTCGCCCTGACCATCGGACCCGCCCACACCCTCCGTGACGCCGCCCGGCTGATGGCCGGCCGCCGCGTCGGCTCAGCCGTCGTCGTCGACCCGGAGACCGCCGGCCTCGGCATCATCACCGAGCGGGACATCCTCGTCTCCCTCGGACTCGGCGAGGACCCGGACCGCGAGACCGCGGACGCCCACACCACCACCGAGGTCGTCTTCGCCGCCCCCGGCTGGACCCTCGCCCGGGCCGCGGACGCGATGCTGCGCGGCGGCTTCCGGCACCTGGTGGTGGTCGACGGGGGCGAGATCGCCGGCGTCCTCTCCGTCCGGGACGTCCTCCGCGGCTGGTCGGCCGCGCGGACGGGCGGGACCGGACTCGGACAGTCCGGGGAACTGGTCGGGACGGGCTGA
- the rsgA gene encoding ribosome small subunit-dependent GTPase A, producing MRQYGKDADEDDIRVRPGRRGSRPRSRNRPKHEDADEGRVLTVDRGRFTVLVEEDSRRERAIHAVKARELGRKGVVVGDRVAVVGDLSGEAGSLGRIVRVEDRSSVLRRTADDDDPYERIVVANADQLAIVTALADPEPRPRLIDRCLVAAYDAGMEPLLVLTKSDLASAAPLLETYAPLGIKHVVTRHDRFDEPAEPGDADEVEQVRELLRGRWTVFVGHSGVGKTTLVNALVPEDRRRATGRVNTVTGRGRHTTTSAMALQLPGADGWVVDTPGFRSFGLSHVDPSRVIHAFPDLGPGTAECPRACSHDEPDCALDAWVAAGHADPARLASLRRLLRTREESD from the coding sequence ATGCGCCAGTACGGCAAGGACGCCGACGAGGACGACATCCGGGTCCGCCCGGGCAGGCGCGGCTCCCGGCCGCGCAGCCGGAACCGCCCCAAGCACGAGGACGCCGACGAGGGCCGGGTGCTCACCGTCGACCGGGGCCGGTTCACCGTCCTGGTCGAGGAGGACAGCCGGCGGGAGCGCGCGATCCACGCCGTGAAGGCCCGCGAGCTGGGCCGCAAGGGCGTCGTGGTCGGGGACAGGGTCGCGGTGGTCGGCGACCTGTCCGGCGAGGCCGGCTCGCTGGGCCGGATCGTCCGGGTCGAGGACCGCTCCTCGGTGCTGCGGCGCACCGCCGACGACGACGATCCCTACGAGCGGATCGTGGTGGCCAACGCCGACCAGCTGGCGATCGTCACCGCCCTGGCCGACCCCGAGCCGCGCCCGCGGCTGATCGACCGCTGCCTGGTGGCGGCGTACGACGCGGGGATGGAGCCGCTGCTGGTGCTGACCAAGTCGGACCTGGCCTCGGCGGCGCCGCTGCTGGAGACCTACGCCCCGCTGGGGATCAAGCACGTGGTGACCCGCCACGACCGGTTCGACGAGCCGGCCGAGCCCGGCGACGCGGACGAGGTCGAGCAGGTGCGCGAGCTGCTGCGGGGCCGTTGGACCGTCTTCGTCGGCCACTCCGGGGTGGGCAAGACCACCCTGGTCAACGCGCTGGTGCCGGAGGACAGACGGCGGGCGACCGGGCGGGTGAACACGGTGACCGGGCGCGGGAGGCACACCACCACCTCGGCGATGGCGCTGCAGCTTCCCGGTGCGGACGGGTGGGTGGTGGACACCCCCGGCTTCCGCTCCTTCGGGCTGTCGCATGTGGATCCCTCCCGGGTGATCCACGCCTTCCCGGACCTGGGGCCGGGGACGGCCGAGTGCCCACGCGCCTGCTCGCACGACGAGCCGGACTGCGCCCTGGACGCCTGGGTCGCCGCCGGCCACGCGGACCCCGCGCGGCTGGCCTCCCTGCGCCGGCTGCTGCGGACCCGCGAGGAGAGCGACTAG
- a CDS encoding DMT family transporter, producing the protein MAWLAVILAGLLETGFAVCLKLSDGFTRIWPTIAFACFAVSSFGLLTLALKRLDVGPAYAVWTGIGASGTALYGMIWLGDTVSVLKIVSICLVLAGVVGLQLSGAAH; encoded by the coding sequence ATGGCTTGGCTCGCGGTGATCCTCGCCGGTCTGCTGGAGACCGGCTTCGCGGTCTGCCTCAAGCTGAGCGACGGCTTCACCCGGATCTGGCCGACCATCGCGTTCGCCTGCTTCGCCGTCTCCAGCTTCGGCCTGCTGACCCTCGCCCTGAAGCGGCTGGACGTGGGCCCGGCGTACGCGGTCTGGACGGGCATCGGCGCCTCCGGCACGGCCCTCTACGGGATGATCTGGCTGGGCGACACCGTCTCGGTGCTCAAGATCGTCTCGATCTGCCTGGTGCTCGCCGGCGTCGTCGGCCTCCAGCTCAGCGGCGCGGCCCACTGA